The Paenibacillus wynnii DNA window TGCTCATCTTCAGGAACTAGCGCCTCTTGCAGCAATTCCTCTGTTGACTTCCCTTTATTCTTGCTCATACATTATACTCTCCACGCACTTCAGCAACCTGAAATAACTCTTGACGATCTTCAGTGACATACTCAGGCTTATTTTCTACCGCCTTAAGCTCCGCCACAACTTCAAGAAGCAATGTCATTGCCTCATCCAGCTTCGCAATAGCTTCTTCAGCCGAATCAATCGGGTCAGGCAAATCATCATAAGCAGACAAAGACTCATCCGCAATCAATCCGATATCTAAGCTGTCGTCCTTCTTACGAATATCCTCACGTGTAAACACGTTAAATCTTTCGTCTTGCACACTATTTCGCTCAGTAGCTGTATAAGCCTCCATAAACGCATCAAAATGAGCAGTCGTAAAAGGAGTTCGTTTCCCGAATTTAGGCATGTTTGTTCGTAAGTCATACACCCAAACGTCTTTCGTATTGTCCTTATCCGTCTTCTCACGTGTGAAGAACAAAACATTCGTCTTTACCCCTTGAGCATAAAAAATCCCCGTAGGCAGTCGCAGGATGGTGTGCAGATTACACTTGTTCATCAAGTCCTCGCGAATCTTCGCTCCGACTCCACCTTCAAATAATACATTATCAGGAAGAACAACCGCAGCGCGGGCTTTGCCGTTTGCATTTAACGCCCGATAGATATGTTGCAAGAAGTTCAACTGCTTGTTAGAAGTTGTAAAAGTTAAATCATCACGGGTAAGTCCTTCTCCCCCTTGTTTGGTACCGAACGGAGGATTAGTCAAAATAACATCGAAATTCTTCAAACTTTTTCCTAAATCGGAAAGAGTATCACCTAACATAATATCCCCATGAAGATCATGGAGCATCGCATTCATCATCGCTAAGCGATGGGTATCTTTAACTAACTCAACTCCAGTGAAGGCTTCATTTCTTTGAAACTCGGCTTCTTTTTCACTGAGATCAAAATATTCATCAGTCTTACTACGCATATGGCTATCAGCAGCAATCATAAATCCAAATGTTCCTGCGGCAGGGTCATTACAGCGTTCGCCTGGCTTGGGATCAACAAGCTTAACAATGACATCGATCAATGGACGCGGCGTAAAATATTGCCCCGCACCCGATTTGGTTTCACTCGCATTTTTCTCCAGTAGACCCTCGTAGAGATCCCCAAGTCCTTCTTCTTTCGCGCTGTACCAGTCTAGCTGATCTATAGATCGCACGATTTTTTCCAGATTCTTAGGTTCATCAATGTTAGATGAGGCGTTCATATAGATCTGTTTGATAATCCCGTTACCCTCTTGACCTAATTCAAGCAGCAGTCGGCGATAATGAGTTGTTAGTTCCAAACCGTGCCGTTGCTCTAACGAATCCCAACGATATTGTTCAGGAATAATTCCCTCATTATCCGTTTCCTTCATCATTTTAAGAAAAAGAAGATAAGTTAATTCTGTTACATATTGGTGATACGTGATTCCATCGTCACGCAGTACATTACATAAGTTCCAAAGCTTCTGTACGATTTCCTGATTTCTCATTATTTAAGCTTGCTCCTTCTCTCTAGGTGGGTATAGCGCAACGTTTATTGTAGCAACAATCTCGTCCAATTGACCATCAAAAATTTTATTTAACTGTTTATATCCGCCTTTGCTGCGGAAAGGTTCCACGTCGAATGCTTTTTCTGGACTTGGGTCCAACACGGATTCTTGCAGCAATTGCTTCTCGATCCGTTTCAACCAGTCCTTTTGTACCTTGGGCCAAACTCTCATCCCATAAATTTTCTTCATGGCGTTCTCGATCCGTTCCTCATGACTGATCAGCGGATCTCCAAGAGCCTGCTGTCGGATAAAGCTGATAATGTCTGCGGCAATATCCTGCTGCTTCGTATCGCGCCATGCCGTTTGCAGGTTCTTTTCCGTAAACCCTTTCTGATCCAGGATTACACGAAGCTTCCGCAGCTCTTCACGGGTTAGATCATTCGGACGTGTGCAAATAATATATAATGCTGGAATCAGGTTCAGGTTCTCTCGTATAAAACCGTTGAAGCCTTCTAAGTAATCTTCAGGTTTCTGAGCATCACCGTAGCCGCGTGTAACACCAATCAATTTATCTTGGTGATTAGAAATATACTGTCGGCTATGCCGTCCCCGATTCTCTTCAATGAATTGAAGTAGCTGGGGTTTGCTCAACAAAGCTTTGCTTACCTGATCCACACTTGTCTTCTTAATCTCGTCTATAAATTCATCGACACTTTCGCCATCTGATAAAGCCTTGAAATCATCGTGATCCTGTGGGGTCCAGCGCTGCTTCTTCCGCTGCATTTTGGCGACAATCTCTTCTTGATGCGACTTGATATGGTGCTCAATCCGCATCTGTTTCAGCTCATCAACTAGTAGATCAAGAGTGACCTGCGGTCTCGTCACTACAGGCTTCATATCCGTATAAGGCTTCAACGATTCATATATCCCCACGGCATCATAGATCATAAAATGATCCTTGCTAATTTCATCACAGCGACGCGTAGCCCGTCCTAACATTTGTTCATACAGGATACGGGAGCGAACTCGCCGTAAGAAAACCACATGAGAGATACTTGGGATATCAATGCCAGTCGTGAGCAGATCCACGGTAACAACGATGCTCGGAAGTCGCTCATTTTTGAACAATTTAATCGCATGTAGAGGATCTTTAATCGAACCTGTAATTTTCAGAATGGCGCTATCGTCCACAGGCCCGTAAACCTTCTCAAGCTCTTCCTTAAAAATCCGAACCACCATATCTGCATGATCATCGGTTGCTGCGAAGATCAAAGTCTTTCCGTCCGCCTCAGGATCGATGTATTTAGTGAGTGCCTCCAGGACTACGCGATTGAAGTTCTCGGTGATCACTGTTTTATTGAATTGTGTTACTTCAAGGTTGACCTCATCCTCCAGCAATTCTTTCTCCACGGTCCCTGAACTCACGTTATAGACAGCAATTTCTTCCCCGATTTGCCACTTGATGCCGTTCTTCTTCAACTCTGTTTCAAATAGGACAGGGGGCTCGTGATCAATAAGATAGCCATCAATAACCGCTTCGCGGTATGAGTAGTTAACAATCGACTTATCAAAAATCTCCACAGTATGAAGAGCGGGGGTGGCAGTCAACCCTATACGAACAGCATCAAAGTAATCCAGTACCTTCCGATACTTACTCACATAATCGGCATGATCACGGAACTCCAACTCAATCTCCGTCATTTCCTTATCCAGCGTATAACCTCGGTGGGCTTCATCCACTATGATGCAATCATACTGATCTACGGAAGGAATACCTTTATCATCGTCACTATAAAATAGTCGTTTCACCATGCCCTGAACGGTAGCAATCTGAACCTTCGTTTCCGTATTCGGCTTCTTGTCATCCAGCGTTTGGAGTTCGAAAATTTCTGTAAACGAATGATAGCTTTCCAGTTTGGAATCTTTAAACGCCGCTTCAGCCTGACGGCCTAATGCGGAACGGTCAACCAGGAACAGTATTCTCTTAAAGCGATTATGTTTAATCAGACGATAAATCAACCCAATGGCCATTCTAGTTTTGCCTGTCCCTGTCGCCATGGCTACCAAGATTCTACGCTGTCCAGCTTCTATGGCGTGTTCTACGGCTAAAATTGCATTCTCCTGATATTCACGCAAATGAAGATAATCCAGCGATTCATCGCGGAGATCCTTCGTTGCCTGTTCTATATCTTGCTGTAAGAGTTCTTTCAGACCTTCAGGCGAATACCATGTTTGCAATACTCTGGAGTGATTTGTAGGCTTACGAGCATCAAGGAACCATATACCTGACTTTTGCTCAAGCTGTCTCAAATATGGACGGCCGTTGGTTGCAAAGAGAAACGGTACCTGATAGTTACCCCACGGTCCATGAATAACTTCGTCACCATGTTTAATAACATACGAGGCATATTTCTTCGCCTGTTCAATATCCGCTTGAACGTCTTTGCTCTGCCTTTTAGCTTCGACTATAGCAATCAGTTCCATTCCATAGAATAAAGCATAATCCGCAAATCCGTTCTTCAGTGGCCATTCCGCGATAGCTAGAAACTTTCCCTTTTCAGGTCGAGTACCCGCGCTAAAACGCAATTGTAAAGTATC harbors:
- the hsdR gene encoding type I restriction-modification system endonuclease, coding for MNNSNFTFLSNHWNILSNLAEMAERNVYSDPNTSLIKLRMLGETITKYICALEEMNHTDTLSQMDRLNLLSQEDLLTEELLDILHAIRKTGNKANHGDGIYGTTEEAKALLHMTFRLAVWFMQVYGEWDFTAPEYTEPTNVEDSQNQEQLQQLADSYESKVQHLEQELLKLSQLQDQKSQDEKQKRHSKARKLGSALVLTEAETRVIIDEKLRLAGWEADTLQLRFSAGTRPEKGKFLAIAEWPLKNGFADYALFYGMELIAIVEAKRQSKDVQADIEQAKKYASYVIKHGDEVIHGPWGNYQVPFLFATNGRPYLRQLEQKSGIWFLDARKPTNHSRVLQTWYSPEGLKELLQQDIEQATKDLRDESLDYLHLREYQENAILAVEHAIEAGQRRILVAMATGTGKTRMAIGLIYRLIKHNRFKRILFLVDRSALGRQAEAAFKDSKLESYHSFTEIFELQTLDDKKPNTETKVQIATVQGMVKRLFYSDDDKGIPSVDQYDCIIVDEAHRGYTLDKEMTEIELEFRDHADYVSKYRKVLDYFDAVRIGLTATPALHTVEIFDKSIVNYSYREAVIDGYLIDHEPPVLFETELKKNGIKWQIGEEIAVYNVSSGTVEKELLEDEVNLEVTQFNKTVITENFNRVVLEALTKYIDPEADGKTLIFAATDDHADMVVRIFKEELEKVYGPVDDSAILKITGSIKDPLHAIKLFKNERLPSIVVTVDLLTTGIDIPSISHVVFLRRVRSRILYEQMLGRATRRCDEISKDHFMIYDAVGIYESLKPYTDMKPVVTRPQVTLDLLVDELKQMRIEHHIKSHQEEIVAKMQRKKQRWTPQDHDDFKALSDGESVDEFIDEIKKTSVDQVSKALLSKPQLLQFIEENRGRHSRQYISNHQDKLIGVTRGYGDAQKPEDYLEGFNGFIRENLNLIPALYIICTRPNDLTREELRKLRVILDQKGFTEKNLQTAWRDTKQQDIAADIISFIRQQALGDPLISHEERIENAMKKIYGMRVWPKVQKDWLKRIEKQLLQESVLDPSPEKAFDVEPFRSKGGYKQLNKIFDGQLDEIVATINVALYPPREKEQA
- a CDS encoding N-6 DNA methylase, which produces MRNQEIVQKLWNLCNVLRDDGITYHQYVTELTYLLFLKMMKETDNEGIIPEQYRWDSLEQRHGLELTTHYRRLLLELGQEGNGIIKQIYMNASSNIDEPKNLEKIVRSIDQLDWYSAKEEGLGDLYEGLLEKNASETKSGAGQYFTPRPLIDVIVKLVDPKPGERCNDPAAGTFGFMIAADSHMRSKTDEYFDLSEKEAEFQRNEAFTGVELVKDTHRLAMMNAMLHDLHGDIMLGDTLSDLGKSLKNFDVILTNPPFGTKQGGEGLTRDDLTFTTSNKQLNFLQHIYRALNANGKARAAVVLPDNVLFEGGVGAKIREDLMNKCNLHTILRLPTGIFYAQGVKTNVLFFTREKTDKDNTKDVWVYDLRTNMPKFGKRTPFTTAHFDAFMEAYTATERNSVQDERFNVFTREDIRKKDDSLDIGLIADESLSAYDDLPDPIDSAEEAIAKLDEAMTLLLEVVAELKAVENKPEYVTEDRQELFQVAEVRGEYNV